Proteins from one Penaeus vannamei isolate JL-2024 chromosome 8, ASM4276789v1, whole genome shotgun sequence genomic window:
- the LOC113828508 gene encoding transcription factor Sox-3, whose product MKKDKYPLASGLLPTDPTRPPVQQVTRDMYNMTNGYMPNGDYGDYGYGYDSAAYGGQGYPYMTGQVYGGYDMTRGYSPTSTSTPSYMNGSYSSAMYASAPSPYSMSQMASMASVGSVGSVGSSASHSPTPIKSETPTLPVSSPGASMPPSASHTTPGDYPTSVMKREYAPGQPGQQDLSQMISMYLPGSQERHEQQKAAAAAAYMSHAHYHAHAATSPEQMPPAPMPLTHM is encoded by the exons ATGAAAAAGGACAAGTACCCCTTAGCCTCGGGTCTCCTCCCCACTGACCCCACGCGACCCCCAGTGCAGCAGGTGACCCGGGATATGTACAACATGACCAACGGGTACATGCCGAACGGGGATTATGGCGACTATG GCTACGGGTACGACAGCGCCGCATACGGGGGTCAAGGCTACCCGTACATGACAGGTCAGGTGTACGGCGGGTATGACATGACCCGTGGCTACTCtccgacctcgacctcgaccccgTCTTACATGAACGGGTCGTACAGTTCGGCTATGTACGCCTCAGCACCGTCTCCCTATTCCATGAGTCAA ATGGCTTCGATGGCATCCGTAGGTTCCGTCGGTTCCGTGGGTTCTTCGGCGTCCCACTCCCCCACGCCCATAAAGTCTGAGACGCCCACCCTCCCAGTCTCGTCTCCTGGAGCCTCCATGCCACCCTCAGCTAGCCACACCACACCAGGTGATTATCCAA CGAGCGTGATGAAGCGGGAGTACGCGCCAGGCCAGCCGGGCCAGCAGGACCTCTCGCAGATGATCTCCATGTACCTGCCGGGGTCCCAGGAGCGCCATGAGCAGCAgaaggccgccgccgccgccgcctacATGTCCCACGCACACTACCACGCCCACGCCGCGACTTCCCCCGAGCAGATGCCGCCCGCACCCATGCCTCTCACCCACATGTAA